The sequence TGATGGCCACTTGATCGGTCAGACCCGCAAAGGCCGCTTCCAATTGACGATTCATCCGGTTGAACTCGTCGGCCAGGTCCTGGATCTCATCGCCGGTCTGAATGGCGATGGGTTGCTGAAGTTCGCCACGTCCGACCAATTGCGCCGCGGCCTGTAATCGCCGGACTGGTGTGACGATGCGTTTGGCTGCAAGGTAGCCGAGCGACGTCATCAGTCCGACGGCGACAAGACTGAAAACAGCCATCCAGATAAGGAAGTGACGGATGGGAGCAAAAAGTTCGTCGGAGGCTTGCCAGACAAAGGTATGCCAGGAACCTTTGCCGAGCTCGCTATTGGTGGCACGACTGGTTTCCGGCATCGGGGCGAATCCGATGATCGAGGTCGATTGCCCTCCGTGGCCATCACTCGGCGCACTGACCCAGCCGGGCTGAGGAGGCGTGACGAGGGGGACGAGCTCTGCATCGGAGAGCTTGACGCCGGTCGGCAGGATGGGACAGCTCAAGACGATGCCGCGTTGGTCAATCAGCATCACATGCCCGGTCTTGCCGAACCGAATGGGCGAGATCGAGGGCGAGATCAACTCCTTGGCGTCGATCACGCGATGAAGGACACCGACCACTCCATACCGGATGCGATCCATGATGGGAAGCGAAATGCTGATGACATAGCTCTGAGCCTGTTCGTCGAAGTGCACGTCTTCGATGAAGAGCTGGCCGACCCCTCGGTGGGACGCGCCTTTCCACCAGGTGGTGTCTCTATTGGCATAGGGCGGCAAGGTGTTTGAAGAGGCAACCAGGTTGCCCTCGACGTCAGTGACGTACAGCATCTTGGTGGCGGAGCGGACCACTTGTGGTATCAGTAGATCGGCTTCGCTCTTGGCCCCTGAAAAATATTCTTGAATGAGCCCGGCCATTTTGTTCCCCGTGATGGACTGGACTGCTGTTGGGTCCTTGGCCTCCCAGCCCCTCTTGAGCTGCTCTGCCCTGTCGCGGCGGGGACCCTCTGCCATGTCCAACAGGGCATCTCGCCGTTGCTCGAGTTCCATGATCATCGAAGGGTCTGCCGCAATCCGTGCCGATCGGCCCACTTCATCAGACATCAAGAGATCGACTTTTCGCGCTGTCTCTTCGGCCAAGGCCTTGAAGCTCTCGCCGCTCACGACCTGGATCTCGCGAGAGCCCTGCCAAAAGGCGAGACCGAGCCCTACGATGAGGGGAACCATTCCGACGAGCAACATGGACAGGATCAGTTTGGGTTGGAGCCCCCATCGCCGGTTGGGGGGAGCGGGTGGAGGCGCCGAATTCATGACAGGCCTCCCTGTTCGCCCGGTTCCCCGTTGGGAAAGATCAAGGTAAAGGTCGTGCCTTTTTCAATCTGACTGTCAACCGCAATCACTCCGTGCATGTTGTTGACGATGGTTTTGACGTTATAGAGTCCAAGCCCCGTACCTTTGCCCGGGGCCTTCGTCGTGAAAAACGGCTCGAAAATTTCGGGGATTTTTTCAGGGGCGATGCCGCATCCAGTATCGGAGATCCGGACGTTGACCTCTCCGTGAAGGACGGCCGTCTCGAGCGTCAGGGTCCCCCTGGTCTGCTCCATGGCATGGACCGCATTGGTAATGAGGTTCACGAAGACATGCAGTAATTCATCCGGATTGCCTAGGACCGCAGCCCCAGGCTGATAATGTTTGATGATGTCTATATCGTGAAGGCTCGAAGCATAGCGCGCAATTCTCAGCGCCTCGTCCAGCTTGCCGCTGACAGACACCGGCACATCCTCGTGGGGAGACGCGCGGCGTGAGTACCGAGTGAGGTCCCGACAGATGGCGCTCGTCCGTTTGACCGCTTCAATAATGTCACGAGCTTGTTCGTGGACGGCGGCCAGGTCTCGTTCCTCGGCGAGGTTTTCCGCCAATCCCAAAATGAGTTGCAGGGGGTTGTTGATATCATGGGCGATGCCCGCAGCAAATGAGCCGATCCCCGCAAGCTTTTCTGATTGGAGGAGTTCTGCCTCCAGCATGGATTCATGCTGGACCAGTTCCCACAGCAACCGGGAGGATGATCCGCTGAGGATATCCGTCGTCGGAGCTCGGTGGGCATGGAGATAGGTTTCCATCTCCGGATCGTCTGTGACATCCATAATCAGACTCGCGCCATGGTTGCGGATCAGGTCCAGCACATCGGTGATGACGGGGATGCGAAGCTCATGCGCTCGTTGCAGACCTGGTGCGTTGGGATTACGGTCTGCAATACCGATGATTTCAATCGACGGGACTCGGTGCAGTAGGTCTAGCAGTGCGTGACCGCCGCGGCCCGCTCCGACGATGGCGACCTTGGTATGGCGGGGCCGTTCCATATCAGCCGGTCTCCCTATGGCAGGCATGTGCCTTGCTGTCCCGAAGAGAGAAAAGCAAAGAATGTTTCTCCTCGGCACAGAGGGAATTGGCGTCTCATGGTCACAGCCGTGCAAGCTCGCGTTGATCCATGGCCCGCGCGACCGCGGCTCTCAACTTCTCTCCTTCAACCGGCTTGACGAGATAATCGACCACACCTTGCCGGAGGAAAGATGTCGCCATATCGGTGTCAGGAAAACCGGTCAGCACGATCAACGGGACACGGGGGTAGTTTGTTCTAAAGTACGCGACGGCTTCAGCTCCATTGATTTTCGGCATACGGATGTCGCAGATCACGACATCGAGGAGAAGCCGGTTTTCGCCCGAATTAATGACCTCGATCGCCTTCTCACCGTTTTCCGCTTCAAGGACTTCATAGCCGGCCTTCTGCAGGGTCATCTTCACGACTTTGCGAATATCGGGCTCGTCGTCTACTATAAGCACCCGTCCCTCGCAGGCCTCTCCTCCGATAAAGGACCCGGATTTAAACTCACTCATGGCACCCTCCTTTGTTGATAGGTACATGTGGAGGCATCATGATCGGCTCACATGTAATTGCTCCACCGGAACGCAATGAGCATGCCAGCATTGCCATGCAGAAACGGATTAGATTCCTTGCAAAGTGAAGTATTGTTGAACGTGATACACGCAGCTCTTGTTGATATCCACCATCATGTGCTGAAATCCACCACCAGCATCTGGTCTGTCTGGTTTCTCTGGTCTATCTCGTCTATCTGGTCTGTCTCGTGTGTTTGGTTGAACCAGACTAAGACCGGACAAACCAGATAGACCGAATAGACCAGATAGACGAGAGAGGGTCCGAATTGCCTTTCAGCCCGGGGCTGAGGTAATCTCGTAGCCACTGAATTGGAGAGGGCATGATTACACCTGATGTGCTGACGGAATATGTGCGGAAGATGATGCCGGATGCTGTCGTCACGGTATCGGATCGAACCGGCACGATGGATCATCTGAAGGTGATGGTGGTCTCGGCTGCCTTCGCGGGGAAGAATCTGCTGGACCGGCATCGTTTGGTCTATCAATCCTTGGATGTCCCGATGAAAGATGGGCGAATTCATGCGCTCGAAATTACTGCTCGAACAACCGACGAAGCTTAGGAGGCCGACCTATGGCAGATCCCATTCAAGACGAAATCAACAAGGAAGTCGCCGCGCACAAGATTTTGATTTATGGCAAGGGCACCAAATCGATGCCGATGTGCGGGTTCACAAGGGAAACGATTCAGTTTTTCGACAAGTACGGGTATCCGTTTGAGCTCATCGACGTCCTGTCTCAACCGGCCAAGCGAGAGGCGCTGGTTAAGATGACCAACTGGCCGACGCTCCCCAAGGTGTTCATCGACGGGCAGTTTTACGGCGATACCGATATTCTGGATCCGATGGCGGCCAAAGGTGAGATGGAGCCGCTGCTGAAAAAGGCGTTCGGAAAATAAAAAAAAGATTCGAAGCGACGAGGGCGACGATCATGCTCTTGTGCTCGCGCAACGCGCGAGCCTCTGAAAGCCCCTCGCTCGGGCTAATGGCACGTCTCGGCGTGCCAGTGGGTGGGCGGGTGAGAAAGCCGCGCGCAGTGAGAGCATGACCGTCGCCCTCGTTATTTGTCCCCCACAGCAACGACAAGAGGGGGGGGGGAAGTGAAGAGCAACAGTCGCGAGCTGCGGCAAGTTGTGTCCCGCCCTCTCCGGTGATGGCGATCTCCGTTTCCGCCTGTCAGCCTACTATTGTGGCTTTAGCAGCGGTTGGGAGGGGAAAATGAAGCGAGGTCTGCTCGCGCAACGCGCGGTCTCAGAAGACCCTCGTTGGACGCGCGCAGATAGGACCAAGCCAGGTCTCCTTCGAATATCAGGATAGGGTTTTGGGGCAGCTACACGACGAACCGTCGCTCAATCACTTTCGCGGGCGACGACGGCGTCCTTGGGGCTGATCGAGCGCCTGGCCCCAGTGGGATAGAAACTTGGTGATGAAGTTATGCTCATGATCCGGTTCCACGGCTAAGGGGGCCAGCGCGAGGGCGACGGCGAGCGAAATGTGATAACCCACGGAGCGGGATGCCAGCGCGCGTCGATAGGCTGGATGGGCTTGGTTGATCCACACAGTGGACTCAACGAGCCGGCCCAGTTCAGAATCATCGGGGCGATCCTCAAACTGAACGCCCAGTCCATAGCGCATCGGAGCACGAGATCGTCCTTGACCAGGGAACATGGCAGACGGTGAAGTAGGGATTGCGGCCGTCGCAGGCTCGGTCGCCGTTGTGTCCTGGTCGGTAGGCTGAGCGGGTGTTTCCGGCTGAGTTGGTTCGGTCTCATTCGGACGCGGTTCGTCTATCGATGTGCCGGTCAGGATTACAAGGGATTCTGTTCCCGCTGAGATGTTTGGTGCTTTGGCATCGATCGGCAATCGTTTTTGGCCACCGGCTCGGCGTTCGACGAGTGAGGCGAGTAACGGAAAGTCGTCGGATAATTCTTCCAGCACTCGATCCAGATCTCGCTCCAACGGCCGCATCATTCGGGATGAGGCTTCAGGAGTTCCAGCACGCCCATCGCCCCAAGCTTCCAATTGTCTAGAGACTGCCTCTTGGATCGCCTTCCGGTAGGCAAGGTAGGCAGCCCCTCTGGTGCCCGTTCGGATGAAATCCCCTTTGTTGAGCGTGAGTGAGGCCGCCAGGTCCGGGACTTCTATTAAGCCGTTGATCCGTTCCGACTGCAACGACGTCACGCCCAGCCAGTCCCATCCTCGTTTGATGACTTTCCCCAACGTGCTGATCGCCACGCCACGTTGATCCTCCGGCAATGGCGCGGGATGGCGGGACAGATATCCCAACGCCGAAGGTTTGCGCCGCCGGGCCAATCGAATGGTCAACGGGGCTTGCTCAGGCGTCGACAGGGGAGACCTCTCCAACAATCGTCCATTCACTTCGAAGGCAATCCCAGCTGGGTAATAGGAGGCCAGAAAGGAATCGAAGGGAGATTCAAGCAACGGCTGGAAATGCCGACGCATCACCCCTTCGACAAATCCAGGGTCTAGAAGAGGAGAGAGTGGGGTTTGTAGCTTCAACCTCACCGCAGTACCCTGCTCGCTAACCAGTCCGATCGGGGGCACCCATTGCCAGGGCGCGCGATGGCGCGAAGCCAAGTGCCACCGCGTCGCTACGTGTGTGCTGCCGCGCTTGGTTTCCGTGAGCACCTCTTCGCATACTAACAATCCGAGTTTGATGCCGACTCCGGCAAACCCGATGCCTTGGCCGCGAACTTTCGTGCTGGCAGCGATGTCGTGATACTGGCGCATCGCCTTCCGCTGCATGCCGGACCCGTTGTCTATGACGGTCAGCGTGGACTGCGCTGGGTCAGCCGTCATGGTGATCCGGCTGGCCCCCGAGTCCAGCGAGTTGGCGATGATTTCGGTGAGGATCGTTTCCGCGATGCTGTAGGGATAGGCATCCCGCAGGTCTTCCAAC comes from Nitrospirota bacterium and encodes:
- a CDS encoding HAMP domain-containing protein, coding for MNSAPPPAPPNRRWGLQPKLILSMLLVGMVPLIVGLGLAFWQGSREIQVVSGESFKALAEETARKVDLLMSDEVGRSARIAADPSMIMELEQRRDALLDMAEGPRRDRAEQLKRGWEAKDPTAVQSITGNKMAGLIQEYFSGAKSEADLLIPQVVRSATKMLYVTDVEGNLVASSNTLPPYANRDTTWWKGASHRGVGQLFIEDVHFDEQAQSYVISISLPIMDRIRYGVVGVLHRVIDAKELISPSISPIRFGKTGHVMLIDQRGIVLSCPILPTGVKLSDAELVPLVTPPQPGWVSAPSDGHGGQSTSIIGFAPMPETSRATNSELGKGSWHTFVWQASDELFAPIRHFLIWMAVFSLVAVGLMTSLGYLAAKRIVTPVRRLQAAAQLVGRGELQQPIAIQTGDEIQDLADEFNRMNRQLEAAFAGLTDQVAIKTQQVESLLHSTDEILDAVPTPIIMVNKDEQVQYINRVGRDSFQAPDDTTESIPLFEILPVDASLREHLQKEFRRARNGGTVETASGTEDTAAVNRARDPLAPETGMAEPNNRQEIQIGSRRYHYQWFHMVGRNRGEDRVGLVFRDTTDDSLLQDKIIQAEKSGSLGTLTAGIGHELNNPLFGILGLGEAIEEEADLDRARSYARDIVQHGRRMAAIIRDFTGVTARETSNQRHAVHLERELDQAIATVTGSLDTSGLTIQKSYAGDSSVLALPDQLRQAFANLLTNAIQAMKGRGSLRLSTSLIDTSVVTTIEDSGPGIPKQHLSKIFDPFFTTKGQGEGSGLGLTVARRIIKKFGGDIRIESQEGRGTSCIVTLPLIPPLPPPQEAPCIESQSHSTPQPFPS
- a CDS encoding GHKL domain-containing protein; translated protein: MERPRHTKVAIVGAGRGGHALLDLLHRVPSIEIIGIADRNPNAPGLQRAHELRIPVITDVLDLIRNHGASLIMDVTDDPEMETYLHAHRAPTTDILSGSSSRLLWELVQHESMLEAELLQSEKLAGIGSFAAGIAHDINNPLQLILGLAENLAEERDLAAVHEQARDIIEAVKRTSAICRDLTRYSRRASPHEDVPVSVSGKLDEALRIARYASSLHDIDIIKHYQPGAAVLGNPDELLHVFVNLITNAVHAMEQTRGTLTLETAVLHGEVNVRISDTGCGIAPEKIPEIFEPFFTTKAPGKGTGLGLYNVKTIVNNMHGVIAVDSQIEKGTTFTLIFPNGEPGEQGGLS
- a CDS encoding response regulator produces the protein MSEFKSGSFIGGEACEGRVLIVDDEPDIRKVVKMTLQKAGYEVLEAENGEKAIEVINSGENRLLLDVVICDIRMPKINGAEAVAYFRTNYPRVPLIVLTGFPDTDMATSFLRQGVVDYLVKPVEGEKLRAAVARAMDQRELARL
- a CDS encoding BolA family transcriptional regulator; amino-acid sequence: MITPDVLTEYVRKMMPDAVVTVSDRTGTMDHLKVMVVSAAFAGKNLLDRHRLVYQSLDVPMKDGRIHALEITARTTDEA
- a CDS encoding glutaredoxin; amino-acid sequence: MADPIQDEINKEVAAHKILIYGKGTKSMPMCGFTRETIQFFDKYGYPFELIDVLSQPAKREALVKMTNWPTLPKVFIDGQFYGDTDILDPMAAKGEMEPLLKKAFGK
- a CDS encoding ATP-binding protein → MGETRVDLEHLLEDLRDAYPYSIAETILTEIIANSLDSGASRITMTADPAQSTLTVIDNGSGMQRKAMRQYHDIAASTKVRGQGIGFAGVGIKLGLLVCEEVLTETKRGSTHVATRWHLASRHRAPWQWVPPIGLVSEQGTAVRLKLQTPLSPLLDPGFVEGVMRRHFQPLLESPFDSFLASYYPAGIAFEVNGRLLERSPLSTPEQAPLTIRLARRRKPSALGYLSRHPAPLPEDQRGVAISTLGKVIKRGWDWLGVTSLQSERINGLIEVPDLAASLTLNKGDFIRTGTRGAAYLAYRKAIQEAVSRQLEAWGDGRAGTPEASSRMMRPLERDLDRVLEELSDDFPLLASLVERRAGGQKRLPIDAKAPNISAGTESLVILTGTSIDEPRPNETEPTQPETPAQPTDQDTTATEPATAAIPTSPSAMFPGQGRSRAPMRYGLGVQFEDRPDDSELGRLVESTVWINQAHPAYRRALASRSVGYHISLAVALALAPLAVEPDHEHNFITKFLSHWGQALDQPQGRRRRPRK